In one window of Flavobacterium ginsengisoli DNA:
- a CDS encoding helix-turn-helix domain-containing protein encodes MIEIKTFEQAEDLKHPRRVLKYVLLFCTSGEITLSVDENEYVITKNSVLTITSGQIHFIKNSNNATGFVLEFTYDFFCKNDNDIELIFHNSLFCHFAMNEVIKVDDDKLVVDALQLIQQEIAQKPYQYLISIHSRIQLILIEINRSKIKLGEEIYKPDALFLHFLEAIRGNFDKNLSVNEIANLIGTTEAKLNELSKLHCNKTAQNIIFGLVISEAKRLFTYEKLSVKETAYALGFNDPFYFSNFFKKHTNISPKSYKEKVVQL; translated from the coding sequence ATGATTGAAATAAAGACGTTTGAACAAGCAGAAGATTTAAAGCATCCTAGACGTGTATTAAAATATGTCCTTCTTTTTTGTACATCTGGCGAAATAACGCTTTCGGTAGATGAAAACGAATATGTAATCACCAAAAATTCGGTCTTAACGATAACGTCTGGTCAAATTCATTTTATAAAAAACAGCAACAACGCAACCGGATTTGTTCTCGAATTTACCTATGATTTTTTCTGTAAAAATGATAATGATATCGAACTCATTTTTCATAATAGTTTGTTCTGTCATTTTGCAATGAATGAAGTGATAAAAGTAGATGACGACAAATTGGTGGTCGATGCTTTACAGCTTATTCAACAGGAAATTGCCCAAAAACCGTATCAATACCTCATCTCTATTCACTCTAGAATTCAATTGATTTTAATCGAAATCAATCGTTCTAAAATAAAATTGGGAGAAGAAATCTACAAACCAGACGCTTTGTTTCTTCATTTTTTAGAAGCTATTCGAGGGAATTTTGATAAAAATCTTTCGGTAAATGAAATTGCCAATTTAATCGGCACCACCGAAGCCAAATTAAACGAACTCTCTAAACTACATTGCAATAAAACAGCTCAAAATATCATTTTTGGATTAGTTATTTCTGAAGCAAAACGTTTGTTTACTTATGAGAAATTATCGGTAAAAGAAACCGCTTATGCTTTAGGTTTTAATGATCCTTTCTATTTTTCAAACTTCTTTAAAAAACACACCAATATTTCTCCGAAATCTTATAAGGAGAAAGTTGTTCAGCTGTAA
- a CDS encoding efflux RND transporter permease subunit: MKKFVQGLVAFSLKNSLIVFFLTVILLAAGIVSYIHTPIEAFPDVTNTRARIITQWPGRSAEEVEKFITLPISKQMNTIPKKSEVRSISLFGLSVVTVLFDDGVEDFYAQQYASNRLNGLDLPEGADVEIDPPSGATGEIFRYVIKSDLPIKEIKAIQDWIIERELISVPGVADVVSFGGEEKMFEIKINPTQLENYNLSALDVYEAVSKSNINVGGDVIKRGDQAYVVRGVGLINKIEDIGNILIETKGSAPILVKNVAEVSVSAKPRLGQVGLDGNDDVVEGIVVMLRGENPGEVIKKLKVRLDELNERVLPKNVKIVPFIDRTELVNTTVKTVTKNLTEGILLVSLIVFIFLYNWRTSLIVASVIPLSFLFAIIMLRIQGLPANLISMGALDFGLLLEGTLVIVEQVFVSLEKKAHQVGMERFNNMSKMGLIKKSVGSVATYIFFALIILIIALMPIFSFTKVEGKMFSPLAFTLGYALLGSLILSLTYVPAMCKVMLTKNIVEKENMISRFFRENLYKLFKWSTRHRKVTIYSFLALLTICAVRFAFYGSEFIPKLNEGAIYVRATLPNSINLDESVRLTQEMKAKIRKFEEVKFVLSQTGRPNDGTDPTGFFNIEFHIELKHKDEWKHDISKDELIAEIKKILDVYPGIAFGFSQPIQDNVEEYVAGVKSPLAIKIFGNDLFELEEMVAKVANSIKDVKGIDDINVYKNIGLPELRIQLDDEKMARYAVTTADAQAVIRMTIGGQAATKFYDDEKIFDITLRFEKEYRDSKEKIEGILIPTMNGKKVPLKEIATVEYKTGPTFIYREGNSRYIAVGFNIQGRDLGSTIEEAQKKVVAEVKLPKENVIKWAGEFESKERASKQLAMIVPVVLVLILCLLYFNFGNFKDTMIAVTAMPYAFIGGFLSLWVTGTVFGISAGIGFIILFGVSAIDSIVLIGMIRENMRAGMHLKDAISHGIYSRIRPIVMIALMGSLGLLPAALSTGMGSEVQKPLAIMIVGGLITCMILSLTVLPQVFYLVYRKKDTNTES; encoded by the coding sequence ATGAAAAAATTTGTACAAGGTTTAGTGGCTTTTTCATTAAAAAACTCCCTTATAGTTTTTTTTCTGACAGTCATATTATTAGCCGCCGGAATAGTAAGTTATATTCACACACCCATAGAAGCATTTCCCGATGTAACCAATACGAGAGCCAGAATCATTACGCAATGGCCGGGAAGAAGTGCCGAAGAAGTAGAGAAATTCATCACACTTCCGATATCGAAACAAATGAACACGATTCCAAAAAAATCGGAAGTACGTTCTATTTCGCTTTTCGGATTATCAGTGGTAACTGTTTTATTTGATGATGGAGTCGAAGATTTTTACGCACAACAATATGCCTCAAACCGTCTTAACGGATTAGATCTTCCAGAAGGTGCCGATGTCGAAATCGATCCGCCATCTGGAGCGACAGGGGAGATTTTTAGATATGTCATTAAAAGTGACTTGCCTATTAAGGAAATCAAAGCCATTCAAGATTGGATTATCGAAAGAGAATTAATCTCTGTTCCTGGCGTTGCCGATGTGGTAAGTTTTGGTGGAGAAGAAAAAATGTTCGAAATCAAAATCAATCCAACACAATTAGAAAATTACAATTTATCGGCTTTAGATGTTTATGAAGCTGTTTCAAAAAGCAACATCAATGTTGGTGGAGATGTAATCAAACGAGGCGATCAGGCTTACGTTGTACGAGGCGTTGGCTTAATCAATAAGATTGAAGATATAGGCAATATTTTAATTGAAACTAAAGGTTCAGCGCCAATATTGGTAAAAAACGTAGCCGAAGTTTCTGTCTCAGCAAAACCAAGATTAGGACAAGTAGGTTTAGATGGCAATGATGATGTTGTAGAAGGAATTGTGGTAATGTTACGTGGAGAAAATCCGGGTGAAGTAATCAAGAAACTTAAAGTACGTTTGGACGAACTTAATGAAAGAGTTTTACCTAAAAATGTAAAAATAGTTCCGTTTATTGATCGTACTGAATTGGTAAATACTACGGTAAAAACCGTTACAAAAAACCTTACCGAAGGGATATTATTAGTTTCCTTAATTGTGTTTATTTTCCTTTACAACTGGAGAACTTCTTTGATTGTAGCCTCGGTAATTCCGCTTTCGTTCTTGTTTGCTATTATAATGCTTCGAATTCAGGGATTGCCTGCCAATTTAATTTCGATGGGAGCTTTAGATTTCGGGCTTTTGCTCGAAGGAACACTCGTTATTGTAGAACAAGTTTTTGTTTCGCTCGAAAAGAAAGCCCATCAAGTAGGCATGGAACGCTTTAACAATATGAGTAAAATGGGACTAATCAAGAAAAGCGTGGGTAGTGTTGCTACTTATATTTTCTTCGCTTTAATCATTTTAATTATTGCTCTAATGCCAATTTTCTCTTTTACAAAAGTAGAAGGAAAAATGTTCTCTCCCCTAGCCTTTACACTAGGTTATGCGCTGTTAGGTTCGCTAATTTTGTCCCTAACCTATGTGCCTGCAATGTGTAAAGTCATGCTGACAAAAAATATTGTAGAGAAAGAAAATATGATTTCGCGATTCTTTAGAGAGAATCTTTACAAACTCTTTAAATGGAGTACAAGACATCGTAAAGTTACTATTTATTCGTTCTTAGCTTTATTAACTATTTGTGCAGTACGATTTGCATTTTATGGTTCAGAATTTATTCCGAAGCTAAATGAAGGTGCAATTTATGTGAGAGCCACTTTGCCAAATAGCATTAATCTTGACGAATCGGTTCGATTAACTCAGGAAATGAAAGCCAAAATAAGGAAATTTGAAGAGGTTAAATTTGTCCTTTCGCAAACTGGAAGACCAAATGACGGAACAGATCCAACTGGGTTTTTCAATATTGAATTTCATATCGAATTAAAACATAAGGACGAATGGAAACACGATATCAGTAAAGATGAATTAATTGCCGAAATTAAAAAAATACTCGATGTATATCCTGGAATTGCATTTGGTTTTAGCCAGCCCATTCAGGATAATGTCGAAGAATATGTCGCTGGTGTAAAAAGTCCGCTTGCGATAAAGATTTTTGGTAATGACCTTTTTGAATTGGAAGAAATGGTCGCTAAAGTTGCAAATTCCATCAAAGACGTAAAAGGAATTGATGATATTAATGTGTATAAAAACATTGGTTTACCAGAATTAAGAATTCAGTTAGACGATGAAAAAATGGCGCGTTATGCTGTTACAACTGCCGATGCTCAAGCTGTAATTCGAATGACAATTGGAGGTCAAGCCGCAACCAAATTTTATGATGACGAAAAAATCTTTGACATTACACTACGTTTTGAGAAAGAATATCGTGACTCTAAAGAAAAAATTGAAGGCATTCTAATTCCTACTATGAATGGCAAAAAAGTGCCGTTAAAAGAAATTGCAACCGTAGAATATAAAACGGGTCCAACCTTTATTTATCGTGAAGGAAATAGCCGTTACATTGCCGTAGGATTTAATATACAAGGACGTGACCTAGGAAGTACCATTGAAGAAGCACAGAAAAAAGTAGTCGCCGAAGTAAAACTGCCGAAAGAAAATGTAATAAAATGGGCTGGAGAATTTGAAAGCAAAGAAAGAGCCTCTAAACAATTGGCTATGATTGTTCCTGTTGTTTTGGTTTTGATTTTATGTCTATTGTATTTCAACTTTGGTAATTTCAAGGACACTATGATTGCCGTAACAGCGATGCCTTATGCTTTTATTGGCGGATTCTTATCCCTTTGGGTAACAGGAACCGTTTTTGGAATCTCGGCTGGAATTGGATTTATCATTTTATTTGGAGTCAGCGCGATTGACAGTATTGTCCTCATTGGAATGATTCGAGAAAACATGCGCGCTGGAATGCATTTAAAAGACGCCATTTCTCATGGAATTTACAGTCGTATACGTCCAATTGTCATGATTGCCTTAATGGGATCTCTAGGATTGTTACCAGCAGCTTTATCAACAGGAATGGGGTCTGAAGTTCAAAAACCTCTTGCCATTATGATTGTGGGCGGATTAATAACCTGTATGATTCTTTCTTTAACGGTTTTACCACAAGTTTTTTATCTGGTTTATCGTAAAAAAGATACAAATACAGAATCGTAA
- a CDS encoding efflux RND transporter periplasmic adaptor subunit, with the protein MKKYILLPMLGLLLVYGCGKKEEVKETTADKFCIDKELKEKITIEPIQKRAVSESINLTGNITYNGDHVVQFNSLVEGIITKTNFSLGDYVKKGQVLAEIKSTELNSMQSESRSLQSQIAVAQRNLQSVKSMYDDGISSQKDLMQAQSELDVLKSSLENVKANLAMFSASSERSVFQIKAPTEGYIVDKNISPGMQVTDGSNSLFTISDLKEIWVLVNVYTSNLKNVTENMPVDVTTTAYPGEVFKGKIKMMSKVFDEDEHVLKARVVLENANLKLKPGMTADILIDKSTGGEALVAVPAKAAIFDNNRDYILIYKNDCTIETREINPVIKNNNWLYFDKDVKEGEMVITKNQLLIHERLKN; encoded by the coding sequence ATGAAGAAATATATTTTACTCCCGATGCTTGGGTTATTGCTCGTTTACGGATGCGGCAAAAAAGAAGAAGTTAAAGAGACAACTGCAGACAAATTTTGTATTGATAAAGAATTAAAAGAAAAAATTACTATAGAACCAATTCAAAAACGTGCTGTAAGTGAATCTATTAATCTTACCGGAAATATTACTTATAACGGCGATCATGTGGTTCAGTTTAACAGTCTTGTGGAAGGAATTATAACTAAAACCAATTTCTCATTGGGCGATTATGTCAAAAAAGGACAGGTTTTAGCCGAGATAAAAAGTACAGAACTAAACAGCATGCAATCTGAAAGCCGATCGTTGCAATCTCAGATCGCAGTAGCGCAACGCAATTTGCAATCGGTTAAATCGATGTACGATGACGGAATCTCTTCTCAAAAAGATTTGATGCAAGCACAAAGCGAATTGGATGTTTTAAAATCGTCTTTAGAAAATGTAAAAGCAAACCTTGCCATGTTTAGTGCCAGCAGCGAAAGATCTGTTTTTCAAATCAAAGCGCCAACTGAAGGATATATTGTAGACAAAAACATTAGTCCAGGAATGCAAGTAACAGATGGCAGCAATTCGCTTTTTACAATATCAGATTTAAAAGAAATCTGGGTCTTGGTAAATGTATATACCAGTAATTTAAAAAACGTAACTGAAAACATGCCAGTCGATGTTACAACTACGGCTTATCCTGGAGAAGTTTTTAAAGGAAAAATAAAAATGATGTCTAAAGTTTTTGATGAAGATGAACATGTTTTAAAAGCCAGAGTGGTACTTGAAAATGCAAACCTAAAATTAAAACCAGGTATGACAGCAGATATTCTTATCGATAAAAGTACAGGCGGAGAAGCCTTAGTTGCCGTTCCTGCAAAAGCGGCCATTTTTGACAACAATCGCGATTACATCCTAATCTACAAAAACGATTGTACAATAGAAACCAGAGAAATCAATCCAGTTATTAAAAATAACAATTGGCTTTATTTTGACAAAGATGTAAAAGAAGGCGAAATGGTAATTACCAAAAATCAGCTTTTAATTCATGAAAGATTAAAAAACTAA
- a CDS encoding TolC family protein, translating to MAQIGAISDTIVLSRNQAEAIFLEKNISLISEKLNIDIAEAQVIQAKLWPNPTLTVGEINLWSNATAQQLPVLWGNYGKTRQVNAELEQLVQTAGKRKKMIAMEKVGVDIAKEYFKTFLRNLKIEFRSNLTELQYTQAQEAIYKKQLSSMQTLIKAYGNQVAQGNIGKAEYIRLKASELQFLKEISDLQKDNNSLQKELKVLMNLPPASFIKLTDEGFVPANKNIDDINIGNLMTSAVENRPDMKVLKLGNDYNDIKYKYEKAMRTPDVTLGVSYDRGASLMNDFVGLGFSVDLPFFNRNKGNIKVAKLTVEQGKLATEEKTLTVQSEVLQAYQDLLVTKKLYDNVDASYEGDLDKLLEAYRKNFMQKNTSMLEYLDFVDAYLDNKTILLNSKKDLNNNLEELRYIAGEEIN from the coding sequence ATGGCACAAATTGGAGCCATCAGCGATACAATTGTTCTTTCTAGAAATCAGGCCGAAGCCATATTTCTGGAAAAGAACATTTCTCTTATTTCCGAAAAACTGAATATCGACATTGCTGAGGCGCAAGTTATTCAGGCAAAATTGTGGCCAAATCCGACATTGACCGTTGGAGAAATTAATCTTTGGAGCAATGCTACTGCTCAACAATTGCCCGTTCTATGGGGAAACTACGGAAAAACGCGACAAGTCAATGCCGAACTTGAGCAATTGGTTCAGACTGCGGGAAAACGAAAAAAAATGATCGCCATGGAAAAAGTGGGTGTAGATATTGCCAAAGAATATTTCAAAACTTTTTTACGAAATCTCAAAATCGAGTTTAGAAGCAATCTTACCGAACTGCAATACACGCAAGCTCAGGAAGCTATTTATAAAAAACAGCTTTCGTCAATGCAAACCTTGATTAAAGCATATGGCAATCAGGTCGCACAAGGTAATATTGGCAAGGCCGAATACATTAGGTTAAAAGCATCTGAACTTCAATTTCTAAAGGAAATAAGCGATTTACAGAAAGACAACAATTCATTACAAAAAGAACTTAAAGTTTTAATGAATCTTCCTCCTGCAAGTTTCATCAAATTGACTGACGAAGGTTTTGTTCCTGCAAATAAAAATATAGACGATATCAATATAGGAAATCTAATGACCTCGGCAGTAGAAAATCGTCCCGATATGAAAGTTCTTAAACTCGGAAATGACTATAACGACATTAAATATAAATATGAAAAAGCCATGCGAACTCCCGATGTTACACTTGGCGTGAGTTATGACCGTGGTGCGAGTTTAATGAACGATTTTGTTGGTCTTGGCTTCTCTGTTGATCTTCCTTTTTTTAATAGAAATAAAGGAAACATAAAAGTCGCAAAACTGACTGTTGAGCAAGGCAAATTGGCTACTGAAGAAAAGACATTAACCGTACAATCAGAAGTTTTACAAGCTTATCAGGATTTGTTAGTTACTAAAAAACTGTACGATAATGTTGATGCCAGTTACGAAGGTGATTTGGACAAACTATTAGAAGCTTATCGAAAAAATTTCATGCAAAAAAATACCAGCATGCTCGAATATCTTGATTTTGTTGATGCGTATCTAGACAACAAAACCATTTTACTAAACTCTAAAAAAGATCTCAACAACAATCTTGAAGAATTACGCTATATCGCGGGTGAAGAAATCAATTAA
- a CDS encoding sensor histidine kinase, whose amino-acid sequence MKIRNRFTLISSLTFSVVFVIASMITYFSFYSYSEKIVYNELQKTCLLTGIFYLEKDELPKNQHLIIGQQFKENSLEIVSRVYNEKNQIVYGDKTSDHNINSKRLDYIRKNRKLSFKSKHHFYFGTYYHDNQGDFVVFVKKNDTDFKTMTDRLLIIMILVLISGLVSIYLVSRLLSNLAYTPIKNIINQVNEIQASSLDKQIVSSNTKDDIQELIETYNNLLKRLSDTFIIQKNFINYVSHEFKTPLTAISGNLEVFAQKDRTSAEYKEMSQKVLENVYQIEDTMNTLMMLSGLRDNMELNEIFRVDELVWDINDQLSATYHLKGQIQIALEVLNDKLLSIQGNSNEIKIALFNIIENAVKYSEGNPIKISLLEQNQRLKIIIEDQGKGISEEDLQFIKQTFYRGKNVSDIKGSGIGLTLANVIFKQNNIEFTITSKKTFGTTVTLIFPKL is encoded by the coding sequence ATGAAAATCCGTAATCGCTTTACTTTAATTTCTTCTTTGACATTCAGCGTTGTGTTTGTCATTGCTTCGATGATCACCTATTTTTCTTTTTACAGTTATTCTGAAAAAATAGTTTATAACGAATTGCAAAAAACCTGTCTTCTTACAGGAATTTTCTATTTAGAGAAAGACGAACTTCCAAAAAATCAGCATTTAATTATTGGACAGCAGTTTAAAGAAAATTCACTAGAAATAGTTTCACGCGTTTACAACGAGAAAAACCAAATTGTATACGGCGATAAAACTTCGGATCACAATATAAATTCAAAACGATTAGATTACATTAGAAAAAACAGGAAACTAAGTTTTAAGTCCAAACATCATTTTTACTTCGGAACTTACTATCATGACAATCAAGGAGATTTTGTAGTTTTCGTCAAAAAAAACGATACCGATTTCAAAACCATGACAGATAGATTATTAATCATTATGATTTTGGTTTTAATTTCGGGATTAGTCAGCATTTATTTGGTCAGCCGATTGCTTTCTAATTTGGCTTATACTCCAATCAAAAACATTATCAATCAAGTTAATGAGATTCAGGCTTCTTCTTTAGACAAACAAATTGTTTCGTCTAATACCAAAGATGATATTCAGGAATTGATAGAAACGTACAACAATCTGCTGAAACGTCTTTCGGATACTTTTATCATTCAGAAAAACTTCATTAATTATGTTTCACACGAATTCAAAACGCCTTTAACCGCCATTTCTGGAAACCTTGAAGTTTTTGCCCAAAAAGACAGAACCAGTGCCGAATACAAAGAAATGTCTCAGAAAGTATTAGAAAACGTCTATCAAATAGAAGACACAATGAATACTTTGATGATGCTTTCGGGTCTTCGTGATAATATGGAACTTAACGAAATTTTCAGAGTCGACGAATTGGTTTGGGACATCAACGATCAATTGTCTGCCACTTATCATTTAAAAGGGCAAATTCAAATTGCATTAGAAGTATTGAATGATAAACTGCTTTCTATACAAGGAAATTCTAACGAAATTAAAATTGCATTGTTTAATATCATCGAAAATGCTGTTAAATATTCCGAAGGAAATCCGATAAAAATCAGTTTGTTAGAACAAAATCAGCGACTAAAAATTATCATTGAAGATCAAGGAAAAGGCATTAGCGAAGAAGATCTTCAATTTATCAAACAAACCTTCTACAGAGGTAAAAATGTAAGCGATATAAAAGGAAGCGGAATTGGTTTGACATTAGCCAATGTAATCTTCAAACAAAATAATATTGAGTTTACAATTACTTCTAAAAAAACGTTTGGAACCACCGTAACACTGATTTTCCCGAAACTCTAA
- a CDS encoding response regulator transcription factor: MNVLLIEDDKRISEFIIKGLEENNFTVHLAETGEMARDLVQENTWDIILMDIMLPGIDGIQLTKLMRFKKIHTPILMLSALSNTDDKVTALDSGADDYLVKPFHFKELISRVNALTRRTKFNYNEPETLYTCGTLTINPDEHKVTENNELIDLSPREYKLLLYLLENRNKVMSRTQILTAVWGINYDNNTNVVDVYISYLRNKIEHNHKFIHTIKGIGYMLKE, encoded by the coding sequence ATGAATGTTTTACTCATTGAAGATGATAAACGCATCAGCGAATTTATTATAAAAGGTTTAGAAGAAAACAATTTTACTGTGCATTTGGCCGAAACAGGCGAAATGGCGCGCGACCTCGTACAAGAAAATACTTGGGATATTATTTTGATGGATATCATGCTTCCGGGAATTGACGGTATTCAGCTGACAAAATTAATGCGTTTTAAAAAGATTCATACGCCTATTTTAATGCTCAGCGCATTGAGCAATACCGATGATAAAGTTACCGCACTAGATTCTGGTGCCGATGATTATCTTGTAAAACCTTTTCATTTTAAAGAACTGATTTCGAGAGTGAATGCACTTACTCGAAGAACAAAATTTAATTACAACGAACCCGAAACTTTATACACTTGCGGAACTTTAACCATCAATCCAGACGAACATAAAGTCACAGAAAATAACGAATTGATCGATCTTTCGCCAAGAGAATATAAACTGCTTTTGTATTTATTAGAAAACAGAAATAAAGTCATGTCGCGAACTCAGATTCTAACTGCGGTTTGGGGAATTAATTACGACAATAATACCAATGTGGTCGATGTGTATATTTCGTATTTAAGAAACAAAATAGAACACAATCATAAGTTCATTCACACCATAAAAGGAATTGGTTATATGCTAAAAGAATAA
- a CDS encoding DUF4062 domain-containing protein yields the protein MTITSSEYGFPIFISSTDYNLIDLRAELAQYLTDLGYKPILSSSDGFHDNSPELEPWESCLQVLQSTYVMVLVIDGKYGEKFEWKNFASIIGERNVSPTHAEYLFAHKTKMRMLVFIRKELMTYYQIYRTTLKNLKGDKEKVKENLSLSLPKHIAFETLEFIQEVKTSSPIPWIKQFENVTEIKREIQKKMLNELAELFLFKNKHLESVIRIFSTILYDLPENKRKETLEKIGTTKELIVEIETQTKLISDLKKEKDKLQIQLTKTSEDLEKAQNNKDKQTIGLQEKVKNLTKELGNIGTRIISHEINNANYLITGTTTPYSSSLELLKTPTDTITGITNGIYLSSLGLNPSYTIPKVCDKCKTNTSLTNSIVLNTLKTCPSCSKKLCENCFNGTGTISFGAIYTECADCRNNNGLILKGTKIK from the coding sequence ATGACAATAACCTCTAGTGAATATGGCTTTCCAATTTTTATAAGCTCGACTGATTACAATTTGATAGACCTTAGAGCAGAATTAGCCCAATATCTTACTGATCTAGGCTATAAACCCATTTTAAGCTCATCTGATGGTTTTCATGATAATTCTCCAGAACTAGAACCTTGGGAATCCTGTCTTCAAGTTCTTCAATCAACATACGTAATGGTTTTAGTCATTGATGGTAAATACGGAGAAAAATTTGAATGGAAAAATTTTGCTTCAATAATTGGAGAAAGAAATGTTTCGCCAACTCATGCAGAGTACTTATTTGCTCACAAAACTAAAATGAGAATGTTAGTTTTTATTCGAAAGGAATTGATGACTTATTATCAAATTTATCGGACTACTTTAAAAAATTTAAAAGGAGATAAAGAAAAAGTGAAAGAAAATTTATCCTTATCATTGCCGAAGCATATTGCTTTTGAAACATTAGAGTTCATTCAGGAAGTGAAAACTTCTTCTCCTATTCCTTGGATTAAACAATTTGAAAACGTTACAGAAATCAAACGAGAAATTCAGAAGAAAATGCTTAACGAACTAGCTGAATTATTCTTATTTAAGAATAAACATCTAGAATCTGTTATAAGAATTTTTTCTACGATACTTTATGATCTACCAGAAAACAAAAGAAAAGAAACTTTAGAAAAAATTGGTACAACAAAAGAGCTTATTGTTGAAATAGAAACTCAAACAAAGTTAATATCAGATCTTAAAAAAGAAAAAGACAAACTACAAATTCAACTAACAAAAACGTCTGAAGATCTTGAAAAAGCACAAAATAATAAAGATAAGCAAACAATTGGATTACAGGAAAAAGTTAAAAATCTAACGAAGGAACTTGGAAATATTGGTACAAGAATTATAAGCCATGAAATAAATAATGCTAATTATTTAATTACAGGCACAACAACTCCTTATTCCTCTTCTCTTGAATTATTAAAAACTCCCACAGATACTATTACTGGGATTACTAATGGAATTTATTTATCATCTTTAGGACTAAACCCTTCATACACAATACCAAAAGTTTGCGATAAATGCAAAACAAATACTTCTCTTACCAATTCAATAGTTTTAAACACTTTAAAAACTTGCCCTAGTTGTTCTAAAAAACTATGTGAAAATTGTTTTAATGGTACAGGAACAATTAGTTTTGGGGCAATTTACACCGAATGTGCTGACTGCAGAAATAATAATGGTCTTATTTTGAAAGGAACGAAAATAAAATAA
- a CDS encoding efflux RND transporter periplasmic adaptor subunit has translation MNTKIIKYSPLFLAAVFFLNSCNSKKEETVKAEIEPKVETFLLSKEKLTTELRLPAELTGFQQVDLYAKVSSFVKTLKVDIGTKVKKGQLLIVLEAPEISSQVAAAESRLKSMEAIYATSKSTYNRLYETSKVEGTISKNDLEMASGKKNSDYAQYQAAIATHKEISIMRGYLEIRAPFDGVVAARNVNLGTFVGPAGKGSDLPLLTIQEQSKLRLAVSVPELYTGYLHPGDEMSFNVKSPPDTFTAKITRMSGALDLKLRSERVEMDVHNTKGNLLPGMVAEVLLPLNAKDSTFVVPKSAVVSSAEGIYVVKVVNHKATRVDIKKGREIEDKIEIFGDLTPNDKLVKIASEETKEGDVINE, from the coding sequence ATGAACACTAAAATTATAAAATATAGCCCGCTGTTTCTAGCAGCAGTATTTTTCCTGAACAGCTGTAATTCTAAAAAAGAAGAAACAGTTAAAGCAGAAATAGAACCTAAAGTTGAAACTTTCCTTTTATCGAAAGAAAAACTAACAACAGAATTGCGTTTGCCAGCTGAATTAACCGGTTTTCAACAAGTTGATTTGTATGCAAAAGTGAGCAGTTTCGTAAAAACTTTAAAAGTTGATATTGGAACGAAAGTAAAAAAAGGACAGCTTTTAATTGTTTTAGAAGCGCCAGAAATAAGCTCGCAAGTAGCAGCGGCCGAATCTAGATTAAAATCTATGGAAGCCATTTACGCAACGAGCAAAAGCACTTACAACCGTTTGTATGAAACAAGCAAAGTAGAAGGAACGATTTCTAAAAACGATTTAGAAATGGCAAGCGGTAAAAAGAATTCTGATTACGCACAATATCAAGCGGCAATTGCGACTCACAAAGAAATCTCGATCATGAGAGGTTACTTAGAAATCCGTGCGCCTTTTGATGGTGTTGTAGCGGCTAGAAATGTCAATTTAGGAACATTTGTTGGCCCAGCAGGAAAAGGTTCAGATCTGCCTTTATTGACGATTCAAGAGCAAAGCAAATTACGTTTGGCGGTTTCTGTTCCAGAATTGTACACAGGATATTTACACCCAGGCGACGAAATGAGTTTTAATGTAAAATCGCCGCCAGATACTTTTACAGCAAAAATTACCAGAATGTCTGGCGCTTTAGATTTAAAACTGCGTTCTGAAAGAGTCGAAATGGACGTTCATAACACCAAAGGAAATTTATTACCTGGAATGGTTGCCGAAGTTTTATTACCGCTTAACGCGAAAGACAGCACATTTGTAGTACCAAAATCTGCCGTAGTAAGTTCTGCAGAAGGAATATATGTGGTAAAAGTAGTAAACCACAAAGCAACAAGAGTTGACATTAAAAAAGGAAGAGAAATCGAAGATAAAATTGAAATTTTCGGCGATTTGACTCCAAACGATAAACTGGTAAAAATTGCCAGCGAAGAAACTAAGGAAGGCGATGTCATAAACGAATAA